Part of the Actinomyces howellii genome, TCCCCCGGCCGGGCCAGCGGGCCGACGACCTCGTGGGGCAGGTAGGGCTCCTCGAGGTAGGCGACCTCCTCCGGGGAGAGCACGAGGTCGAGGGCGCGCACGGCGTCGTCGACGCGGCTGGGCCGCGAGCAGCCGACGATCGGCGCGGCCACGCCCTTGGCCCAGTGCCAGGCCAGGGCCACGTCGGCCATGGGCACCCCGTGACGCTCGGCGAGCTCGGCGACCCGGGAGATGACAGGCATGTCGAGCTCGCGCGCCCGGTCGTACTTGGCCCGCATCGTGGAGTCGGTCGTCGAGCGCACGGACTCGGAGTCCCAGGTGGCGCGCGTGAGGTGCCCCGAGGCGAGCGGGCTGTAGGGGGTCAGCGACATGCCGTACTGCTCGCACACGGGGATGAGCTCGCGCTCGTCCTCCCGGTAGAGCAGGTTGTAGTGGTTCTGCATCGAGGCAAATCGGGTCCAGCCGTGCTCGTCCGCGACCACCTGCATGGAGTGCAGCTGGTAGCCGTACATCGCCGAGGCGCCCAGGGCCCGCACCCGGCCGTCGCGCACAAGGCGGTCGAGGGCCTCCATCGTCTCCTCGATCGGCGTGCCGTAGTCGAAGCGGTGGATGATGTAGAGGTCGAGGTAGTCGGTGCCCAGGCGCTCGAGCGTGCCGGCGATCTCCCGCTCGATGGCCGCTCGCGAGAGCGCCCCGTCGTTGAAGAAGACCTTGGAGGCAAGCACGACCTCCTCGCGCTTGACCCCCAGGTTCCTCAGCGAGGTGCCGATGTACTCCTCGCTCGTCCCGTGGGCGTAGACGTTGGCGGTGTCGATGAAGTTGACGCCGAGCTCGAGGGCACGGGCGATGACGGCCTCGGTGCCCGGCTGGTCGATGACCCACTGGTGAAAGTCGGGGAAGACCCGGCCGAAGCTCATCCCTCCGATGCACAGTCGTGGGATCCGGATGCCAGTGCCGCCCAGTGTCGTGTACTCCATCGCGCCCTCCTTCGTGACGCCCGCCTCGCCGCATGCGCGGAGCAGTCGGCAGCGGGCTCGACTCGGGCCCAACGCTCCCCCTCCCGCCGCGGGAGCGCAAGGCCCTGACAGGTCCTGGCAGGGTCAACCAGGGCCTGGCCGACCCTGGCTGGCCCTGGACAGGACGAGGTGTCGCGCCTGCACGTCCTGCACAGCCTGCACGTCCTGACACGGGCGGCAGGCCGGTCGCCTCCTGCGCCGCCAGGCACCGCGCAGCTCACTGGCCCGGAGCCGAGTCCTCGACAACGAACTCGATGGTGTACCCCTGCGCGGCATCGGTCAGCGGGGACAGGAGGCCCGTGATGACGTCCTGAGCCTGCTGGTCGGCGGTCTCGATGAGCGTGTCGTCGTCGAGGTTCTTGGCGACGTCGGCCTCAGCGTCGGCGATCGCGGTCGCAAGGTCCTCCTCGCTCGCGCCGTCGACGAGGGTGAAGCTCTTGTCGTACAGCGAGATGCTGGCCGGGTCGATCCCGACCTCCTGCACCGAGGCTCTGGGCAGTGCCACCGTGATGACCTTGCCGTCGACACTCACGTCAACTTCTGAGAGGTCGACCCCGACCCGGACGTCTGCCTTGTACACCATGTTGAAGGTCGTCTTGTCGATCAAGGGGATCATGCCGTCCTCGTAGTGGACGATCCCGGTCTCGGTGAGCTTGACCGTGGTCAGCTCGGAGCAGGTCGAGATCTGCTGCTCGATGCCCTGCGCGGTCACCTCAGGATCGCCCCAGTCGGCGTACATGACACCCGCACTGAACCCTCCGCCCACGAGCAGCACGGCGAGAAGACCCCACCCCACGCGCCCAGCGGCACGCCCTACCCGACCAGACACTGAACACCACGTCCTTCCACTCGACAGGATGCCAACGGTGGGAACTCTACGGTCGTCCGGGGGTCCACGAGAGCCGTCTCCGGGGCTGAGGAGCTGCCGGGAGGTTGCAACTCGGTGACGAGGCTCGAACGAGGCTCGAACCGGGCCGCAGACCCTGCGAGGCACCGGCGCCGAGCCCTGCACGAGGAACCGGGAGCGGGGCAGGACCTGCGCGCCGACCTCGCCCGCTTCGGCTCATGAGCCTCCCGGGCGCGCTGGCCGGCGAACCAGGGACGGTGTGCGGGTCTGCTAGCGTCCCGGCATGACGCAGCGCATCGTCCCCTCCCTCTGGTTCGACCACACCGCCTTGGAGGGCGCCCGCTTCCACGTCGAGGCCTTCCGCTCCGCCCTGGGCGGGCTCGCCGGCGAGGAGCCGAGCACCGGGGTGGCTCATGTCTCCCGCTACCCCCTTAAGGGCCTGGCCGACTTCCAGAAGGAGTTCGCCGGAGACGTCCTCGAGGTCCGCTACCGGCTCGCAGGCTTCGAGCTCTCGGCCATCAACGCCGGGGACGAGTTCACCATGGACCCCTCCGTGTCCCTGTCCGTCACGCTCAACCCCCTGGCCCTCCAGGACGCCCCGGCCCGCCTGCGCGCGCTGCACGCCGCGCTCCTGGCCGACGGCGGGCGTGAGCTCATGGCGCTCAAGGCCTACGACTTCGCCCCTCTGTACGCCTGGGTGCAGGACCGCTACGGCATGACGTGGCAGCTCGCCGTCGGCTCTGACGAGCCCGGGGAGGACACTTCCGACAGGGCCGCGGTGAGCATCGTGCCGTCGCTGCTCTTCGACGGCCGGGACTCCCTCGCCGCGGAGGCGCTGCGGACCTGGGTGGAGGTCATGGACCGCGCCTTCGGCTCCTCCCGCCTCGGGCAGATGAGCTTCTACCAGCGCCAGGACCGCCAGCAGGCGGACTCGCTGCTGCACGGCACCGCCGTCCTGGCGGGGGTGCCGGTCAGCGCCATGGACAACGGCGGCGAGCAGGACTTCGGGTTCTCCTGCGCCCTGTCCCTCCAGGTCATGTGCGACACCCAGGAGCAGGTCGACACGGTCTGGGACGGGCTCTCGGCGGTCCCGGAGGCCGAGATCTGCGGCTGGCTGCGGGACCGCTTCGGCGTGTCCTGGCAGGTGTGCCCCGCGGGCGTCACCGAGCTCATGACCCGCCCCGGCGCCTTCGAGCTCATGACGACGATGACCAAGCCCGACCTGTCCCGCTACGAGGCGCTCACCACCGACTGACCACCGACTGACCACCGACTGACCACGGACGGGCCGGGGCGGCGGGCACCGGTGGGCCCTTCCCCTCCCGGGGACGGCTCGTTATCCTCACATGCGTGTGGAACTGAGTGCTGACATCCCTGCGTCCGCGGCGCACCGCCCGGCAGGGTCCTCCTGCGCACCAAGGGACACCCATGTCACGCCTCCCGCACGCCTCCTCCTCCGTGGTCCCCGGCGCCCACCTGCGCCTGGACGGAGTCTCCTACTCCTACCCTGGCCGTCGGGTCCTCACCGACGTGTCCTTCACCGTCTCCGCCGGGCAGCGCGTCGGCATCATCGGGAGCAACGGTTCGGGCAAGACCACCCTGCTGCACCTCGTAGCCGGCCTCCTCGCACCGACGGCCGGGACCCTCGCCGTCAGTGGCTCCGAGGAGGTCAGGATCGGGCTGCTGCGTCAGGAGGCTCCCTTCTCACCGGACTCGTCAGTCACGCAGGCTCTGGAGCGTGCGGTGGAGCCGGCCCGACGCGCTGCCGTCAGGCTTGAGGAGGCGGCGTCCGCGCTGGCGCGCGAGCCGGAGGGCATCGAGGCCGCCGCGGCCTACTCCCGGGCGCTCGAGACCGCCGAGGAGCTCGGGGCCTGGCGGACCGACGCCCGGATCGCGGCGACCGTGTCCGGCCTGGGCCTGGCCTGCCTCGACCGAGGCAGGCAGGTGGGGTGCCTGTCGGGCGGGCAGCGGGCCCGGCTCGCCCTGGCCTGTCTCCTGCTGTCCGCCCCGGAGGTCCTCCTGCTCGACGAGCCGACGAACCATCTCGACGACGACGCCGTCGGTTTCCTCGTCGAGGTCCTCACCGCGTGGCGGGGGCCGGTCCTCATGGCGAGCCACGACCGAGCCTTCCTCGACGAGGCCGCGACCCACCTCATCGACCTCGATCCCTCCCCCGTCCCCCAGGCGGTCGCTGGCCCCCTGCTCGAGGAGGGGCCCGGCTCCGGCATCGGCGTCCTGCGCCACACCGGCTCCTACAGCCGCTACGTGGTCGCCCGAGCCGAGGCCGCGCTGCGCTGGCAGCGGCGCTACGACCGGGAGCAGGCCGAGATCGCCCGCCTGCGGGCGGCCGTCCGCGACGAGCACACCGTCGGCCACGAGGAGTGGGCGGCGCGCACCGAGGTCCGCGCTGCCCAGAAGTACTACGCGGACCGCAACGCCCGCGTCGTGTCTCGTCGCGTCACGGAAGCACGCGCCCGTCTGGAGGCCGCGCAGGCCGAGCAGATCCGCAGGCCCCCGTCCCCTCTCGAGTTCCGCCTGCCAGCCACCCCTGAGACCGGCTGCCCTGCCGCTGCCTGCGACGACGGGCCCGACGACCCCGTCCTCGTCGCGACAGGGGTGGGCGTGACCGGCCGGCTCGCACCGACCTCGCTGACCGCCCGTCCTGGGCAGAGGTGGCTCGTCACCGGGCCCAACGGCTCGGGCAAGTCGACCCTGCTCGCGGTCCTGGCCGGAGCACTCGTCCCCACCTGCGGCCGGGTGAACCGACCGCACGGTGACCGGGTGGGGCTCCTGGCCCAGGACGGCGGTCTGGCCGACCCCGTCGGACGCGGACCCGGACGCACCGCGGCGCAGGCCTACACCGACCTCGTCGGAGCGGCACGCGCCCAGGAGGTCCCCCTGACGACCTTCGGTCTGATCTCTCCGCGGGATCTCGACCATCCGGTGGAGGCGCTCAGCCTCGGCCAGATCCGACGCCTCGCCCTGGCCGCGCTCCTGGCAGACCCTCCCGGGATCCTCCTGCTCGACGAGCCGACCAACCACCTGGCCCTCGATCTCGTGACAGCCCTGGAGGAGGCGCTCCTGACCTACCCGGGTGCCGTCGTCGTGGCCTCCCACGACCGCTGGCTGCGCCGGCGCTGGTCCGGCGAGCACCTCGAGATCGGCCCTGGCGCAGGGCTCGGACGCCGAAGCACGGGCGGCCCTCGTTCCACCCTCTGTGAGGCTCGAGTATGCTGGAGGTCTCCGCTCTTGCGTCCGGCTCCCGGGGCTGGTTGATGCTCCCGAGTCTGTCCGGCGGATGATCCGCGATGATGTCGCCGCAGGGCGTGAGGGGGAGATGATGCACGATCGGCGCAGCCTCGCTCCTGCCGCTGAGCTGCCGTTGGAGACCAAGCGGCTCCGGCTCCGCCTGCATGACGCAGACGACGCCGGATGGCTTCACGAGCTGTACTCACGACCTGACGTCGCCCGCTACCTGCTCGACGAGCCGTGGACCGAGGACGTCACCCGCGACAAGCTCGCCGAACGCCTTGCCAGGACCGGGCTCGATGAGGACAGGGGCGCGCTCGCGCTGGTCATCGAGCACGAGGGGGTCGCGATCGGGGACGTCGCTCTGTGGCTCACCGATCACGAGCACCGCCAGGGCGAGATCGGGTGGGTCCTCGACCCGGCACACGGTGGGCGCGGGCTTGCCACTGAAGCCGTCCGGGCAGTCCTCACCCTGGGGTTCGAGCACTACACGCTTCACCGCGTCACAGCGCAGATGGACGCCCGCAACAGCGCCTCCGCAGCACTCGCACGCCGCGTCGGCTTCCGGCTCGAGGCGCACCACGTCCAGGACTGGTTCAGCAAGGGCGAGTGGACCGACACCCTCATCTACGCGCTGCTGGCCTCGGAGTACGTGGGCGCAGGTCGCTCCGCAGGCACCTCCGGGCCGCTGGGCTGACACATCCCCATCGGCCTCGGCACCGGTCCTCAACGCCGCCAACCGTCCCTGGCACCTGACCGACATCCTCGTGACCACTGCCTCAGGGGGACGATGGCGCGTGCCAGGGCTGCTGCGCTCCCCTGAGGAGGCGCCTCGTCGTCCTACTGGCCCGCGGTCCAGGGAAGGAGCGCTCGGGGGGAGATCTCCCTGTCCATCTCCACCGACATCCACACCTCACTCGGCTGGGCCCGGACACCAGAAGTGAAGATGGTCGGCTGCCACCTTCCGCCTACATGCCGGCCGTAGGGCGCCTCGGAGGGGTCGATCGGCGTGTAGTCGGGCGACTGGTAGCCGCGGGCCTTGGCCACGATCTCGTCTGTCAACGGGATCGCGACGTACGCGCCCTCGGTCGTCGGCCCGCAGCGAGCCGGATCCGTGATCCCGCTGACCTCCACCTCGATGCTCTCGTCACCCCCGGTCACCGTGACCGCCGTCACCGCGCACGCCGCCGTCGTCAGGCGAACCAGGATCGCCTGGCCATCGCCAAGAGTCGCCTCACCACCACCCACCGTCGTCGCCTGCGCCAGGTCCAGCGTTGCCAGAGCGGTCCTGGAGTCGATGACGTCGGCAGCGGCGAACGCTGGAGGATGATCTCCAGGCATCCACGGGTAGTAGAGCGCCTCAACCCCCAGACGCTGGGAGGACTCCGAGTCCTGACTGCCCGTGGTGTCGGCAAGGACCGGGCTGAAGATCACCACCGGCGCACCGGAACCAACGACACTGCCGACAGCCGACGGGAACGGGTCGACGGAGACCCCCGGAGTCGCGGCCTCAGCGTAACCGTCATGCTCAGGTCCCTGGTACACAGGCACCAAGTCGGGCATCGAGGGCCTCGCCTCGGCTGTCGAATCCGAGTTCGCCCTGAAGGCAGCCGCCGCTAGCACCGCGATCGTGATGAGGAGGGCACCTGCAGCCAGGCGCTCGATCATGAACACCAAGTCGGAGGGCTCGTTCGCCTTGGGATCGCGGTACTGCCATGCCGTGGTCACTTCCCACTGGGAACGTGGATCGATCATCGTCCACACAAGAAGAGGGACTACTACGATGAGGCACACGATGAGACCAGTCATGACGTCTCCGTCCTGTGGGGCAGGGATGATCCCCGACAGCCGCGAGACTACCATCTCCGTCACGCGCACGACTGGTTTCTGAAGGCTCTTGACCATCCAGGGTGCAGGTCGTGTGAACCCGCCGGTCTCCGGGAGCGGTGGGGCGAGTGCGGACGCGGGGCCCGAGCCGGCCGATCCGGTAGCATCCCGGCGAGCACCAGCGGCGCCTGGAGGAAGAGGAGTGCCGTGAGCCAACAGGAGCGCACAGTCGACGGTCCGGTCCCCACCGGGCGGACCGCGCCGGCGCACCTGGACGAGCTGGCCCAGGCACTGGAGCAGGCCGAGGCCGTCATCGTCGGTGCCGGGGCCGGGTTGTCGGCCGCGGCGGGCCTGACCTACTCCGGTGAGCGCTTCACGCGGCTCTTCCCCGACTTCATCGCCCGTTACGGGCTGACCGACATGTACTCCGCCGGCTTCCACCCCTTCCCCAGCCCGGAGGTGCGCTGGGCGTACTGGAGCCGCCACATCTGGCACAACCGCTACGAGCCGGGTCCGCTGCCGACCTACGCCAGGCTCGTGCGGCTGCTGGCCGGCAGGGAGCACACCGTCATCACCACCAACGTCGACCACCAGTTCCAGCTGGCGGGAGCTGACAGGACACGGCTGTTCTACACGCAGGGCGACTACGGCCTGTGGCAGTGCTCGGTGCCCTGTCACGTGGCGACCTACGACAACGAGGAGACCGTGCGCGAGATGGTCCTGCGCCAGCGCGACCTGCAGGTGCCCGGCGAGCTCGTCCCGCACTGCCCGGTCTGCGGTGAGCCGCTGGCGATGAACCTGCGGGTCGACGCCAGCTTCGTCCAGGACGAGGGCTGGCACGAGGCCGCCGAGCGCCACCGGGCCTTCCTCACTGCCCACCAGGGCGAGCGCGTCCTCCTCCTCGAGCTCGGCGTGGGCGCCAACACGCCCGCGATCATCAAGTACCCGTTCTGGGCGATGACGGCGGACAACCCGCACGCCACCTACGCCTGCCTCAACCTCGGCCAGGTAGGGGCGCCGTCGGCCATCGCCGACCGGTCCGTCCTCATCGACGCCGACATCGACGCCGCCCTGAGCGCCCTGGAGCCGATGCTCGCCACGGCAGGACGGCCATGACGCCTAAGACGCCCATGACGCCACAGCGGCGACACGAGCTTCTCACCTTCCTCGTCACGCAGCTGTCCGCCGAGCGCGGCCGACCGGCACAGGTCCCGGTCGACGCCGCCCCCGAGCAGCTGTGGGCGCTCGTGCGGGCCCTGCTCAACACCCGTCCGCCCCAGCCCTGTGCCGGCCAGGTCCTCCAGGCCCAGGACGAGCTCCTCCAGGGCCTCATCGCCGACCGGGGCGTGAGCAGCATCGGGGACGCAGAGCCCTCCCCGTCCCATCCCGGCCTCCACCTGTGGCGCGGGGACGTGACCACCCTCGCGGTCGACGCGATCGTCAACGCCGCCAACTCCCAGATGCTCGGCTGCTGGTCTCCCGGCCACCACTGCATCGACAACGCCATCCACACCTTCGCCGGCCTCCAGCTGCGCGCCGAGTGCGCCCGGATCATGGAGGCCCAGGGGCACGAGGAGCCCACCGGGCGAGCCGTGCTCACCGGGGCGTACAACCTGCCCTCACGCCACGTCATCCACACGGTGGGACCCATTGCCGCAGGACGGCCCACCGCCGAGCACCGCGAGCAGCTCGCCTCGTGCTACCGCAGTTGCCTGGACCTGGCTGAGGCCCACCACCTGGGCTCGGTGGCGCCGTGCTGCGTGAGCACCGGGGTCTTCGGCTTCCCCCAGGAGGAGGCGGCCGGGATCGCCGTGAGCACGGTGAGAGACTGGCTCGCCGAGCACGGCCGGAGCATCGAGGTCGTCTTCACGGTCTTCTCCGACCGCGACGAGGACCTCTACCGGGGCCTGCTGGGGCTGGGCCCCCGGGGACGCACCCCCTTGTCCACGATGCCGAACACGTCACTGTGAGCCCGACTACCCTGGTCAAAGCGACGTGTTCGGGACCAAGGTGACGTGTTCGACGGCGGGACGCAGGGAGAGACCCGGCTGTCGGCACCGTCCGTGAGGGCCTGAGCGCCTCACTCCCACTCGATGGTGCCCACGGGCTTGGGAGTCAGGTCGTAGGCCACCCGGCACACGCCGGGAACCTCCGCCAGGACGCGGGCGGTGATCCGCCGCAGCAGCGGCCAGTCGAGCTCGGGCACCTCGGCGGTCATGGCGTCGACCGTGTTGACGCAGCGGATGATGACGGTCCAGTCGAAAGCGCGCCGACCGTCGCGCACACCGGTGGCGCGCATGTCCGGCACGACGCAGAAGTACTGCCAGATGTCCTCCCCGGCGGCCTCGATCTCCTCACGGACGACGGCGTCGGCCTCACGCAGCGCCTCCAGCCGGTCGCGAGTGATCGCACCCAGGCAGCGCACCCCGAGTCCCGGCCCCGGGAAGGGCTGGCGCTCCACCATGGACTCCGGCAGGCCGAGCTGCCTGCCAACCACACGCACCTCGTCCTTGTAGAGCAGCTTGACCGGCTCGACCAGCTCGAAGTCCATGTCCTGAGGCAGGCCGCCGACGTTGTGGTGGGCCTTGACGCCCTCCTCGGACTCGAGGATGTCGGGGTAGATGGTGCCCTGCCCCAGGAAGCCGACGCCCTCGAGCCTGGCGGCCTCCTCGGCGAAGACGTTGACGAACTCCCCTCCGATGAGTTTGCGCTTGGTCTCGGGATCGGCCACGCCCTCCAGCAGGCCCAGGAACCGGTCCGAGGCGTCGACGTAGATGAGGTTGGCTCCCATCCCGTCCCGGAAGACCTCGATCACCTCCTCGGACTCGCCCTTACGCATGAGGCCGTGGTTGACGTGGACGCTGATCAGCTGCTTGCCGATCGCCTTGACGAGCAGCGCGGCGACGACGGAGGAGTCGACGCCGCCGGACAGGGCGAGCAGGACCTTGCCGCCGCCGACCTGCGCGCGCACCGCCTCGACGGCATCGGCGATGAAGGCGTCCGCCAGCTCGGGGTTGGTCACGCGCTCCATGTCGGCGGGGCGCTGGTTGGAGGTGAGGTCCACGGGGCTCTCCGTTCATCGTCGAATGCGCGATCCACGCCTGACTGTGCTGACTCTACTGTTCACTCTACTGTCGTGACCCCGTGGGCGAAGACGCCCTGGCAGGACGACGGCGGCCGGGCCCTCGCGGCCAGGAGCCCGCTGGGGTCACCGCCTCAACGACACGCCCCCGCACCTCCCGGCGCGTTCCCAGGCCCGTTCACTCCCACTCGATCGTGCCCGGGGGCTTGGAGGTGCAGTCCAGGACGACGCGGTTGACCTCGGGCACGGTGTTCGTGATGCGAGTGGAGATGCGTGCCAGCACCTCGTAGGGCAGGCGCGTCCAGTCCGCGGTCATGGCGTCCTCGCTCGACACCGGGCGCAGGACGACCGGGTGGCCGTAGGTGCGCCCGTCGCCCTGGACCCCCACGGAGCGCACGTCGGCCAGGAGCACGACCGGGCACTGCCAGATCTGGTCGTCGAGCCCCGCCGCGGTCAGCTCCTCGCGGACGACGGCGTCAGCGGCCCGCAGGACGCGCAGGTTCTCCGCCGTCACCTCGCCGATGACGCGGATGCCCAGTCCGGGCCCGGGGAAGGGCTGACGCGCCACG contains:
- a CDS encoding aldo/keto reductase, with the translated sequence MEYTTLGGTGIRIPRLCIGGMSFGRVFPDFHQWVIDQPGTEAVIARALELGVNFIDTANVYAHGTSEEYIGTSLRNLGVKREEVVLASKVFFNDGALSRAAIEREIAGTLERLGTDYLDLYIIHRFDYGTPIEETMEALDRLVRDGRVRALGASAMYGYQLHSMQVVADEHGWTRFASMQNHYNLLYREDERELIPVCEQYGMSLTPYSPLASGHLTRATWDSESVRSTTDSTMRAKYDRARELDMPVISRVAELAERHGVPMADVALAWHWAKGVAAPIVGCSRPSRVDDAVRALDLVLSPEEVAYLEEPYLPHEVVGPLARPGDKELAGSTTARR
- a CDS encoding DUF4230 domain-containing protein; the protein is MGWGLLAVLLVGGGFSAGVMYADWGDPEVTAQGIEQQISTCSELTTVKLTETGIVHYEDGMIPLIDKTTFNMVYKADVRVGVDLSEVDVSVDGKVITVALPRASVQEVGIDPASISLYDKSFTLVDGASEEDLATAIADAEADVAKNLDDDTLIETADQQAQDVITGLLSPLTDAAQGYTIEFVVEDSAPGQ
- a CDS encoding VOC family protein, with translation MTQRIVPSLWFDHTALEGARFHVEAFRSALGGLAGEEPSTGVAHVSRYPLKGLADFQKEFAGDVLEVRYRLAGFELSAINAGDEFTMDPSVSLSVTLNPLALQDAPARLRALHAALLADGGRELMALKAYDFAPLYAWVQDRYGMTWQLAVGSDEPGEDTSDRAAVSIVPSLLFDGRDSLAAEALRTWVEVMDRAFGSSRLGQMSFYQRQDRQQADSLLHGTAVLAGVPVSAMDNGGEQDFGFSCALSLQVMCDTQEQVDTVWDGLSAVPEAEICGWLRDRFGVSWQVCPAGVTELMTRPGAFELMTTMTKPDLSRYEALTTD
- a CDS encoding ABC-F family ATP-binding cassette domain-containing protein; protein product: MSRLPHASSSVVPGAHLRLDGVSYSYPGRRVLTDVSFTVSAGQRVGIIGSNGSGKTTLLHLVAGLLAPTAGTLAVSGSEEVRIGLLRQEAPFSPDSSVTQALERAVEPARRAAVRLEEAASALAREPEGIEAAAAYSRALETAEELGAWRTDARIAATVSGLGLACLDRGRQVGCLSGGQRARLALACLLLSAPEVLLLDEPTNHLDDDAVGFLVEVLTAWRGPVLMASHDRAFLDEAATHLIDLDPSPVPQAVAGPLLEEGPGSGIGVLRHTGSYSRYVVARAEAALRWQRRYDREQAEIARLRAAVRDEHTVGHEEWAARTEVRAAQKYYADRNARVVSRRVTEARARLEAAQAEQIRRPPSPLEFRLPATPETGCPAAACDDGPDDPVLVATGVGVTGRLAPTSLTARPGQRWLVTGPNGSGKSTLLAVLAGALVPTCGRVNRPHGDRVGLLAQDGGLADPVGRGPGRTAAQAYTDLVGAARAQEVPLTTFGLISPRDLDHPVEALSLGQIRRLALAALLADPPGILLLDEPTNHLALDLVTALEEALLTYPGAVVVASHDRWLRRRWSGEHLEIGPGAGLGRRSTGGPRSTLCEARVCWRSPLLRPAPGAG
- a CDS encoding GNAT family N-acetyltransferase translates to MHDRRSLAPAAELPLETKRLRLRLHDADDAGWLHELYSRPDVARYLLDEPWTEDVTRDKLAERLARTGLDEDRGALALVIEHEGVAIGDVALWLTDHEHRQGEIGWVLDPAHGGRGLATEAVRAVLTLGFEHYTLHRVTAQMDARNSASAALARRVGFRLEAHHVQDWFSKGEWTDTLIYALLASEYVGAGRSAGTSGPLG
- a CDS encoding SIR2 family NAD-dependent protein deacylase, whose translation is MSQQERTVDGPVPTGRTAPAHLDELAQALEQAEAVIVGAGAGLSAAAGLTYSGERFTRLFPDFIARYGLTDMYSAGFHPFPSPEVRWAYWSRHIWHNRYEPGPLPTYARLVRLLAGREHTVITTNVDHQFQLAGADRTRLFYTQGDYGLWQCSVPCHVATYDNEETVREMVLRQRDLQVPGELVPHCPVCGEPLAMNLRVDASFVQDEGWHEAAERHRAFLTAHQGERVLLLELGVGANTPAIIKYPFWAMTADNPHATYACLNLGQVGAPSAIADRSVLIDADIDAALSALEPMLATAGRP
- a CDS encoding protein-ADP-ribose hydrolase, which encodes MTPKTPMTPQRRHELLTFLVTQLSAERGRPAQVPVDAAPEQLWALVRALLNTRPPQPCAGQVLQAQDELLQGLIADRGVSSIGDAEPSPSHPGLHLWRGDVTTLAVDAIVNAANSQMLGCWSPGHHCIDNAIHTFAGLQLRAECARIMEAQGHEEPTGRAVLTGAYNLPSRHVIHTVGPIAAGRPTAEHREQLASCYRSCLDLAEAHHLGSVAPCCVSTGVFGFPQEEAAGIAVSTVRDWLAEHGRSIEVVFTVFSDRDEDLYRGLLGLGPRGRTPLSTMPNTSL
- the guaA gene encoding glutamine-hydrolyzing GMP synthase, yielding MDLTSNQRPADMERVTNPELADAFIADAVEAVRAQVGGGKVLLALSGGVDSSVVAALLVKAIGKQLISVHVNHGLMRKGESEEVIEVFRDGMGANLIYVDASDRFLGLLEGVADPETKRKLIGGEFVNVFAEEAARLEGVGFLGQGTIYPDILESEEGVKAHHNVGGLPQDMDFELVEPVKLLYKDEVRVVGRQLGLPESMVERQPFPGPGLGVRCLGAITRDRLEALREADAVVREEIEAAGEDIWQYFCVVPDMRATGVRDGRRAFDWTVIIRCVNTVDAMTAEVPELDWPLLRRITARVLAEVPGVCRVAYDLTPKPVGTIEWE